The Aspergillus nidulans FGSC A4 chromosome VIII genome contains the following window.
TTAGGTAGAACATTTACTGTGCCCTAATACAGGAGAGTACGGGAAGCTGGACAGTACTTTGTATGATAAGCGTGGCTTGAAAGTGTGCATGCAATTCGCAACCAAGCTGAGTGTAACGGGTAGAGGGACGAGACAGGCAGCCTTGTTTTTTGGTTACAGAGGACGAGCAAGTGAAGAATAGGTAGCCAAAAGCCCTAAGATAGCGTCACGTGCCTAACGGGTTTTGGGAGGGCTTTCCGACAGGGACGAATACGCACCTGCAATCTGTCGTTTATCGTCTGTCGTCAGTGTCATCAGAGGGCCAAAGAGAAATAGATTACGCGGTAACACTATTTTGAATAATACCATTTAGAGGATAGCATATTGCATGCTCACACTGATTGCCGGGTTCATAGTAGTACCCTGGTGGATAGCCTATTGCGGGCTTGGCGCGGACCTTGCCGGTAAGCCTCAATAGCCTCAGGCCGGGACCACCACTCGCAAAGTCGCTACAATATTCATCTCAATAGGTTCGGGTTCTGACGAGACTCACTCATGCTTTTAGTGTAAAAAAGTATAAAGTCTTCCAGCTGGTCCGCTCTCTGTTCATCCTAGCATCATTCGGGCTACAGAACCGAGGAATACGCGGCACATCTATTTATTCAATTCTACTCAAACTATAACAATATTTCACATCAACCATAGTTATGAACGCTCAAAGCCTTCCGACCTCAATCCGCGCCCTCCTGCAAGCCTCTCCCACATCACGCACGGTAACGCTGGTGCAGCGCCCGGTACCGTCCCCGGATCCCTCGAAGGATGAACACCTGATCCGCGTGCACGCCGCATGCCCCTGCGCTGGCGAACTCAACTGGCCCACAATGGTCGCCATTGACAAAGAGATTATCACCTGCAATGACGTCGCGGGAGTTGTCGTTTCTGCCCCACCCAGCTCCCCCTTCCAGCCAGGCACCGAAGTCTACGCGCGCACAAGCTACTGGCGTCCTGGTGATGCGCGAGACTACACGATCGCAACGACGGAGGAGCTTGCGCATCGGGCGAAAAATCTCTCGTGGGTGGAGAGTGCGGCGGTGCCGCTTTCGGCTGAGACGGCGTGGCAGGCGTTCTTTACGCATTCGGGAATCGGGAAATTCGGGAGTGAGGAgtggaaagggaagaggatCCTTGTTACCGCTGCGGCGGGGGGTGTCGGGGTCTGGCTGGTGCAGATCGGGGCGTTACTGGGCGCGAGAGTTGTTGGGACTTGTGGACCGAGGAACAGCGAGTTTGTGAGGGGCTTGGGGGCGACTGAAATTCTGGACTATCACAGGACTGATTTCAAGGCCTGGGGACTGCAACCGGAGAATAAAGTCGATTTGGTAGTTGACTGCGTGGGTGGGAAGGCGCTTGAAGATGCCTGGTGGACGCTAAAGGACAACGGCACGATTATTGGGATTGTGCAGCCGCCGGAGCAGAAACGGCCAGAGGATTTAGAAGTAACTGGTGTGACTGACAAGTTCTTCATTATGTCGCCTAGTGGAAAGGACTTGGAGCAGGTCACGAAATTTGTGGAGGAGGGCAAATGTTGGCCTGTCGTGGACAGTGTTTGGTCTCTAGAGCAGTTTGAGCCTGGGTATGAACGATTGGAGAGCGGGCATGCGAGGGGAAAAGTTGTGTTTGATCTAATGTTGAATGTGCGGAAATGATTGCTTTGTTTGTGTCATATTTCTTTCTAGTTCTATGCGTCTTATAGCAAAGCAGGATGGTTAGGAGCTGTGCAATGTTAGTTGTGTGACCTCGACGTTGGCGAGCCCCGGTAGACAATATCGAGAGCATGAGAAGGGCGGTATAGCACAGGCACTGCTTACCCAGTTCCCAAACTATCCTGACTTCTTGCAAGATCCCAAGTATCAAACCTTCTCTCCTGTCCACTGCCGTGGCCACGTCTCTTGGCCTCGAACGCTCTTATCACCGCACCCCTATCAACCCCACTCGCAGTTGTCAAATTCCGAACGAGATAATCCCCTTCTTTATGCCTTGCTTGTATGAGCGCTTTCCGAGTCTTCGACCGCACCGAGGAGTGGATACTCTTGCAGATTCCCTGACCTGGGTACGCCACAAGCCCTAGCGCAGCTGGCAGAACGTCAAAGTTAGCCCCTTTCCGCATAAAAGCAGATAGACGCCGCAAATGGAACACACACCAGACCCAAGACTCGCTGCCCCTCCCACAGTCCCCTTTGCAAGACCCTTGACCGCACCCAgtgcgccttcttctttagcgCCCCTGTACGGTTGCATGACAATGCCGGTCAGACCGTCGACCATCCCCTGCGAGAAGGAAGTACACCCCACAACCATGCCGGATTTCCAGTCCTTCACCGGTTTATGCTCTTTGACGTCTTCGCCATAGAGACGCGGGACTGCGCGTAGGCCCTCAGCTGTTGCGAGGGGGATGTCGACCATAGTGCCTTTGAAGTAGGTGGTGAGAACTCTGCCGATGCTTTTGGCAGATGCGGTGGCAATCGTGCTTGTCGTGTGGAAGGTGCTGGGGTTGGAGGTAATATCTGGTGGTTGCTGGGTTAGGGTGTCTGGGGGAGGTGTACTAAGTGATCGGGGGGCTGGAGGAATATATGCATTATCATCAGGTCTGTCTCCTGACCGGGGCCGTCCTCGGCGAAGATCTTGGTACTCTTGATAGGGTTTGAGGAAGATATCAGCTGTCGACTTGACCAtgtctgttcctgttcctaTTGCAGCAGATGTGGCTCCAGTGACTGGATCCCAGCGTCTATTTTCTATCACCACGGGGTTGGTTTCGTAGCTGTAAGTATATTCAGTATATGGTTTCCTCTAAGGTAAAATACAAGTGGGGGAACCGTACAACTGCAGAGCCTTCCTGTCAACCCGTAGATGCTCTACCAGTATCTGCGCCGCAAGCTTCGATAAGCGTAGTGAAGGCGTTTTACACGTCCATGCCGCGCTGCGGTTTGGCAGCAGATCGCACCGCATCTTATCAAGAGGCAGGTTTCGATGGAACGAATCAACAGCAGTTTTGACTCCGTCTTCGTACTGCATTCTCGACGCAATAGTTTGAGCAGCATGTTGAATCTGAGGTTGTAAACAGAATTCAATCACCTCTGCAAGTTTAGTGGTAGTGACGTCTCGGTACGGTATCGGTTTGGGTCCTGCGCCAGAAACTGCTACGAGATTTCCCCAGAACGGCTGGCTGGATGAGTGAATCAGCAACGTGACTCAGAATCTGAGGAAGACTTGGGTCTCATACTCTCCGAAGAACGGTATTATTGCCGTTGGGCGGCCATTCCGGAGCCCGCAGGCTGTTGTCCCGGCACCTCCATGGTGAACTACCGCGCACACATGTTGGAATAACCACTCGTGCGGACAGTCGTCGATGTAGTAGATGCTCTCAGAGGGCTCTCCCCCTAATTTACTCCAACCGCGCGATATGATTGCACGCACGCCTAGAGATCGGACAGCGTCTAGAATAATCGCCGTGAACTTCTTCGGGTCCTCTATAACAATGCTCCCAAAACCAATGTACACAGGTGGAGGCCCGTTTTGAAGAAAGGCGTCGAGAGATTGGGGTGGCTTGTAATCAGGGGCATCACGGAAGAAAAAACCACAGACGTCTGCGCGTATAAGTTACTATTTCACGGGAGTCAAAAGGACACATACCAACATGTGCTGGCCAGTCAGCCGGCTTCGCCATCAGAGCCGGAGACCAGCAGTAGGTAAACGGGATCTTCAAAGTCTGCGTCAACATCGGCCCCTCAGTGGCCGGGACAGGCTCCAAGTCCAGCTTTGAGCGCCAGCTGTTAATGACATCTCCGAGTCTGTTCCCGTCAGTATAATTCCAAGCCTTTAAGACACTTAAAACTAACCCCTGCCACGTCAGCCACTCCACAATACCGTACGAAAAGTAGTTCGCCATCTCCTGACTCGTGTCTGAGTACTTCAGATTCGCCAATGGATGCGGGAACGCTCTCGTGCTGCTCCACGGCATGGTAAACATCAAATGCAGCGGAATCCCCAGCGCCTGGGCACAATGAATATGGGCAAAGCTTGGTGGATTGGCAATGATTGCCTCTGCTACAAACGGAGTCTTCGTGACTGGGTCATCCGCAATACAAGACCTCCAACACCcatccagcatctccgcAACCAtttccctcttcttctgcacgTCGCCAGCCCGGAGGCTATGCAGCTGCGGGATCAACCCGGGGTTCTTGACCATGTATGCCATTAGCTCCGCCGGGTTTCCGCCAATAGGGTAGAACTCCAAGCCGGAGTTCCTGACGAATGTGGCGAAGATATCGTGTGTCGCGAGTCGAATCCGGTGGCCGTGCTTTTGCAGCTCTTTTCCTAGAGCGATGAATGGCTGGACATCCCCACGACTACCTACCACCTggatgacgatattgaatCTGATACCAAGCAGTTGCTGGGTGCCTATTGGTTGAACCTCCTCATATGGCGGTGGTGGGCCAAGGGGGTGGTCCACCTCAGCTGGGCTTGTACCGATGAGTTCTGCAACAGCTCTACATGCTTTCGAGTCCAAGTTGACCTCAACTCGGCCATCCTCTGTAGGAAAAGTTAATCATCACATAGGATGGCAAGCTGGTAGTGGTGGAATACCTCTCACCCTGCCCCCACCAGGGATCAACGAGCTTGGGTACGAGAGCATTTCGTGTACTCCCAAGGCATCCGGTAGCAGCTTGTCAATGACGAAGCCATGGACAAATGGGGGAGGAAAGCTTTTAAATAGGTTCTCAACACTATGGTACTTCGAAATTTAGAATTTCGACTAGTGATTCGGTGGGACCCGTATTCGTACATTTTGCCTAGTAGGGCAGCTGATCTCTGGGCAGCTGATCTCTAGGCACCAACGCGTCTCTTTAGCAAGGCCAACGCAGTCGTCATAACTTCAGATATCAATCTGCACCTAGATATACCGCCATCGCTTACTTATGATGCTGTATACAGTACGATCCTCCAGAGTTGACCAGTGGGAAAGCTATGCGGTATAGGGCAAATATACTATCTTGATTGATATGTTCGTCCTAATTTTGTCAAAACTCTTCTGAAAATGGCTGGATTGGCGCGGAAAATTGTCTCAGTGTCGGTGGAGTTGGAGCACCTGGATTCCGGTTGCGGATAGTCCGCTCAGGACAGAGGCCACATCTCACATATAGGAGTGAAGGTTTGTACTCAGCATCTCTTCAATTTGTCTTGAATTGAACCGTCACCAGGTGCACCAAGGTCTAACACCATTTGTCGAACCATGTATGGGCGCACTCAAGTGGCTTCTACGTTTTCGAGAAGATTGGCGTAGCTGTTCAATGATCGGCCGATCAGGTTAACAAGCTCATAAATATAGTCCGCCGTGAACAACCGGGCCCAGAGCCTGGTCACCACAGCACTCAGACGAGTATTGTTCTCCAAGAGCCACGAGCGAGACACTTCATGCTGCGCCTCCATTACCATCTCAATCACGAACTCGAGTAGCTTCGTTTCTTGCTCCGTCAATCTGGGCTCGGGATTCTTCACGGTGGCGATTTCAAGCCACTTCGCTAGGAGAACTGCGCATTCGAGCGAGCAGAGGGCGTACTGGTTCGACCACGAGACCACCAGCGTACGTGCAACGTAGTTGATGCCCAGTTTGATCGGCGTGCTCAACGCATGTGCGCAATGCAGTGCGGCGCGGGTCAGCCGGTCGCTGCGCTGTACTTTGAGGTTCTGTCGGAGGGACCGAGCAATCTCGTCTGGGTTGAAAGTCTGGAGACGCCGTGCAGAGCTGAAATCAGCGTTGAGACGGATATACGCAAGACGCAGTAGAGCCGTGGAAGTAAACGAAAGTGGGCCGTTCGGATTAAAGGGATCTGTTGAGGACTCTTGATTGCGTTCCCAGCACTGGCACCAATTCTCCAGTGCTTGTTCCAAGGAGGTAATCTGGGCCGGTGATAGAGAGGAGCTGCAACTCACGGGGACACGGCATGCCTTCTGGATTAGCCATATGTCTTGAATTATGGCGTGAATAAGGACAAGGCCACCGAGGGAGGTAAAGCTTTCCAATTGGCCTCCCGCACTCGGAATCCGTGTAAATAAGGAAGTCAGGGCGTCTTgcagtctagg
Protein-coding sequences here:
- a CDS encoding NADP-dependent oxidoreductase (transcript_id=CADANIAT00002204) is translated as MNAQSLPTSIRALLQASPTSRTVTLVQRPVPSPDPSKDEHLIRVHAACPCAGELNWPTMVAIDKEIITCNDVAGVVVSAPPSSPFQPGTEVYARTSYWRPGDARDYTIATTEELAHRAKNLSWVESAAVPLSAETAWQAFFTHSGIGKFGSEEWKGKRILVTAAAGGVGVWLVQIGALLGARVVGTCGPRNSEFVRGLGATEILDYHRTDFKAWGLQPENKVDLVVDCVGGKALEDAWWTLKDNGTIIGIVQPPEQKRPEDLEVTGVTDKFFIMSPSGKDLEQVTKFVEEGKCWPVVDSVWSLEQFEPGYERLESGHARGKVVFDLMLNVRK
- a CDS encoding putative sterol glucosyltransferase (transcript_id=CADANIAT00002205) codes for the protein MLSYPSSLIPGGGRVREDGRVEVNLDSKACRAVAELIGTSPAEVDHPLGPPPPYEEVQPIGTQQLLGIRFNIVIQVVGSRGDVQPFIALGKELQKHGHRIRLATHDIFATFVRNSGLEFYPIGGNPAELMAYMVKNPGLIPQLHSLRAGDVQKKREMVAEMLDGCWRSCIADDPVTKTPFVAEAIIANPPSFAHIHCAQALGIPLHLMFTMPWSSTRAFPHPLANLKYSDTSQEMANYFSYGIVEWLTWQGLGDVINSWRSKLDLEPVPATEGPMLTQTLKIPFTYCWSPALMAKPADWPAHVDVCGFFFRDAPDYKPPQSLDAFLQNGPPPVYIGFGSIVIEDPKKFTAIILDAVRSLGVRAIISRGWSKLGGEPSESIYYIDDCPHEWLFQHVCAVVHHGGAGTTACGLRNGRPTAIIPFFGDQPFWGNLVAVSGAGPKPIPYRDVTTTKLAEVIEFCLQPQIQHAAQTIASRMQYEDGVKTAVDSFHRNLPLDKMRCDLLPNRSAAWTCKTPSLRLSKLAAQILVEHLRVDRKALQFYETNPVVIENRRWDPVTGATSAAIGTGTDMVKSTADIFLKPYQEYQDLRRGRPRSGDRPDDNAYIPPAPRSLSTPPPDTLTQQPPDITSNPSTFHTTSTIATASAKSIGRVLTTYFKGTMVDIPLATAEGLRAVPRLYGEDVKEHKPVKDWKSGMVVGCTSFSQGMVDGLTGIVMQPYRGAKEEGALGAVKGLAKGTVGGAASLGSGLR